A region of Nitrospinota bacterium DNA encodes the following proteins:
- a CDS encoding sulfotransferase domain-containing protein, translating into MKVQPALKRFILKSRIGRKIVNLLKHRIGRKIANLYRHYHTDCYVISYPKCGRTWLRVMLAKALALYFGDPRDIVFDPIDVIRNNYQRGPLIRFTHDGIFKSPAIVTKPGEKRYQQYTRKKVVFLVRDPRDVLVSNYFQRARRRNESYDLGYFVRHQWWGIDRVVAFMKGWYEHRHVPSDFLLVRYEDLHRNPAGELHRILTFVDLEDVSDEIVRTSVDYASFDNMLKMSLNELSEEPRLAPADPQDPESFKMRRGEIGGYKRYLSAADVEYVEERIRRELPLSFGYTHSGS; encoded by the coding sequence AACACCGGATTGGCAGGAAAATTGCCAATCTCTACCGTCACTATCATACCGATTGCTATGTAATATCATATCCAAAATGTGGCAGAACTTGGCTTAGGGTAATGCTAGCTAAAGCTCTCGCTCTCTACTTTGGAGATCCGAGAGATATAGTATTCGACCCTATAGATGTGATCCGTAATAACTACCAGCGGGGGCCTCTCATCCGGTTCACCCACGATGGTATTTTTAAATCCCCAGCCATAGTAACCAAACCGGGCGAGAAGCGATACCAGCAGTATACCCGCAAGAAAGTTGTTTTTTTGGTCCGGGACCCTAGGGACGTCTTGGTTTCAAATTACTTCCAACGGGCCAGGCGCAGAAATGAAAGCTACGATCTTGGATATTTTGTTAGACATCAGTGGTGGGGGATAGATAGAGTCGTTGCCTTTATGAAAGGATGGTATGAACACAGGCATGTTCCTTCAGATTTCCTCCTTGTCCGATATGAAGACTTGCACCGTAATCCTGCTGGGGAGCTTCACAGGATACTCACATTCGTCGACCTAGAGGATGTCTCAGACGAGATAGTCAGAACCTCTGTTGATTACGCCAGCTTCGACAATATGCTCAAGATGTCATTGAACGAGTTAAGTGAGGAACCTAGACTTGCGCCAGCAGATCCGCAGGACCCAGAGAGCTTTAAAATGAGAAGAGGGGAGATTGGGGGGTACAAGAGATACTTGTCGGCCGCTGATGTGGAGTATGTCGAAGAGAGAATTCGCCGCGAATTACCTTTGTCTTTTGGATACACCCATTCTGGATCGTGA